From a region of the Nitrospirota bacterium genome:
- a CDS encoding GvpL/GvpF family gas vesicle protein, whose protein sequence is MQGEGKYIYCIIDDGKLQTFGSIGIGDREDELYTICFQDIGAVVSDSPIKKYPVNRENSLSHENAIEEVMKHHTVLPVRFCTIAEDEVKAKRILEKEYDKFKSLLKGIHGKRELGLKAVFKEEVIYNYILDKYEDVRTLKEKITSKPPEATYYLRIEIGRMIESALEKEKERYKEEILRVLEPLAEETVINKTIGERMIINAAFLVKESSEREFDAKVNELNDRYSKQIKFKYVGNLPPFNFVNLIINVGEY, encoded by the coding sequence ATGCAAGGGGAGGGGAAATACATATATTGCATAATAGACGATGGTAAATTACAAACATTTGGTTCGATAGGAATTGGTGACAGGGAAGATGAATTATATACCATATGTTTTCAGGATATAGGAGCAGTGGTGAGTGATTCCCCTATAAAAAAATATCCTGTTAATAGGGAGAATTCTCTATCTCATGAAAATGCCATCGAAGAGGTAATGAAACACCATACAGTATTACCGGTCAGATTTTGTACCATCGCTGAAGACGAAGTAAAGGCAAAAAGGATATTAGAAAAGGAATATGATAAATTTAAGAGCCTGTTAAAAGGTATCCATGGTAAAAGGGAACTTGGGCTCAAGGCTGTATTTAAAGAAGAGGTGATATATAACTATATTCTTGATAAATATGAAGATGTCAGGACGCTTAAAGAGAAAATAACCTCAAAACCACCAGAGGCAACATATTATCTAAGGATAGAGATAGGCAGAATGATCGAGTCAGCCTTAGAGAAAGAAAAGGAAAGATATAAGGAAGAAATTCTAAGAGTGTTGGAGCCTCTCGCAGAAGAGACTGTAATAAACAAGACTATAGGAGAGAGGATGATTATCAATGCTGCTTTTCTGGTGAAAGAATCCAGTGAAAGGGAATTTGATGCAAAGGTAAATGAGTTAAATGATAGATACTCTAAACAGATAAAGTTTAAATATGTAGGTAATCTGCCACCATTTAACTTTGTTAATTTAATAATAAATGTAGGAGAATATTGA
- a CDS encoding gas vesicle protein GvpG: MFLIDDILLAPLKGIIWLGKKINEIAEREVSDEENIKEKLMELRLRFELDEISEEEYTKQEGELMARLEAIRSATTEGTE, encoded by the coding sequence ATGTTTTTAATCGATGACATCTTACTTGCACCTTTAAAAGGCATAATCTGGCTTGGCAAGAAGATTAACGAAATAGCAGAAAGGGAAGTATCTGACGAAGAAAACATAAAAGAAAAACTTATGGAATTGCGGTTAAGATTTGAATTAGATGAGATCAGTGAAGAAGAATATACAAAGCAGGAAGGGGAACTAATGGCACGTTTAGAGGCTATTAGAAGTGCAACCACGGAGGGCACGGAATGA
- the gvpO gene encoding gas vesicle protein GvpO, with translation MAKDVGSLIEKARKELSKLTGLKASSTIGTTKDEKGWHISIEMVEKQSIPDQMDILATYEVLLDEEGNLLGFERKSMRKRMETEVKA, from the coding sequence ATGGCAAAGGATGTAGGAAGTTTAATTGAAAAAGCGCGTAAAGAATTGAGTAAATTAACCGGCCTTAAGGCCTCCTCTACAATAGGGACAACTAAAGATGAAAAGGGTTGGCATATATCTATTGAGATGGTAGAGAAGCAGTCCATCCCTGACCAGATGGACATACTGGCTACTTATGAGGTTCTTCTTGATGAAGAAGGAAATCTGTTAGGCTTTGAGCGAAAGTCAATGCGAAAGCGTATGGAGACAGAGGTAAAAGCCTAA
- a CDS encoding GvpL/GvpF family gas vesicle protein gives MEGLYLYCIRKRTDAPSFSTKGIDEQREVFVMPFRELEAVVSEVSLEEFATEEIQKKAQEDLNWIKEKAVAHEEVIEEAMKKNNKILSVIPMRFGTILKDKIRLEDTLNKDYSKIREVLNRIRGKQEWSLKVYLKDRKKFEQTVKEKNEAIKEKEKEIAVLDEGVAFFMEEELKEVISREVDKELNNIVEILFENLGKQAVVSVKSKILGKELTGRREPMILNAAYLISEEKIEDFKKEAKRLNQEMKERGLNLEYSGPWPPYNFVS, from the coding sequence ATGGAAGGTCTATATCTTTATTGTATAAGAAAAAGAACCGATGCCCCTTCTTTCTCTACAAAGGGTATTGACGAACAGAGAGAGGTTTTTGTCATGCCTTTTCGCGAATTGGAGGCGGTAGTCAGTGAGGTTTCCTTAGAGGAATTCGCAACTGAAGAAATTCAAAAAAAGGCACAAGAAGATTTAAACTGGATTAAAGAAAAGGCTGTTGCTCATGAAGAAGTTATAGAAGAAGCAATGAAAAAGAATAATAAGATTTTAAGCGTGATACCGATGAGGTTCGGTACCATTTTAAAAGATAAGATTAGATTAGAAGATACTCTAAATAAAGATTACTCCAAAATCAGAGAAGTCTTAAATAGAATTCGAGGCAAACAGGAGTGGAGTCTAAAAGTATATCTAAAGGACAGAAAAAAATTTGAGCAGACGGTAAAAGAGAAAAATGAAGCAATAAAAGAGAAGGAGAAGGAGATAGCGGTTTTAGATGAGGGTGTGGCTTTTTTTATGGAAGAAGAACTAAAAGAGGTTATTTCCAGAGAGGTGGACAAAGAATTAAACAATATTGTAGAGATTTTATTTGAGAACTTAGGGAAGCAAGCTGTGGTTTCAGTCAAAAGTAAGATTCTGGGAAAAGAGCTAACAGGCAGGCGTGAGCCTATGATTTTAAATGCTGCCTATTTAATTTCTGAAGAGAAGATCGAGGATTTTAAGAAAGAGGCTAAAAGGCTAAATCAAGAGATGAAGGAGAGAGGTCTAAACCTCGAATATTCTGGTCCTTGGCCTCCTTATAACTTTGTCTCATAA
- the gvpJ gene encoding gas vesicle protein GvpJ, which yields MINRSNNVTLVDALDRVLEKGAVINGDVAIRVADVDLVYLGLRLILTSISKAEELSGKSFSNPDKELTPEDIEYIERLQREIKKSEENIPKLINADSPREAEQGIAKLVLTLVELIRKLMEKEAFRRVKRGTLSPAEIQKLGLSLKAVKKKIKEIQMVFGIEDEELNLDLGPLGNLM from the coding sequence GTGATAAATAGAAGTAACAATGTAACACTGGTAGATGCCCTGGATAGGGTTTTAGAAAAGGGTGCGGTTATCAATGGAGATGTAGCAATAAGGGTCGCGGATGTAGACCTTGTCTATTTAGGTTTAAGACTTATTCTTACATCTATTTCCAAGGCAGAAGAACTATCAGGTAAGAGTTTTAGTAATCCGGATAAAGAACTTACCCCTGAAGATATAGAGTACATAGAAAGATTGCAAAGAGAGATAAAGAAATCTGAAGAAAATATCCCTAAACTCATCAATGCTGATAGCCCGAGGGAAGCAGAGCAAGGTATAGCTAAATTAGTTTTAACCCTCGTTGAATTAATAAGAAAACTTATGGAAAAGGAAGCATTTAGAAGGGTAAAGAGAGGAACACTTTCCCCAGCAGAAATTCAAAAATTAGGATTGAGTCTTAAAGCAGTAAAGAAAAAGATAAAAGAGATTCAGATGGTCTTTGGCATCGAAGATGAAGAATTAAATTTAGATTTAGGTCCTCTGGGGAATTTGATGTGA
- a CDS encoding gas vesicle protein, translating to MAEQQMAHAIQATNLADILERVLDKGIVIAGDIQIRIADIELLTIKIRLLIASVDKAMEMGINWWQTDSYLSTKAAEIEEENRTLKERVDHLEKRIGVE from the coding sequence ATGGCTGAACAACAGATGGCACATGCAATACAGGCGACCAATCTTGCGGATATCTTAGAAAGGGTATTGGATAAGGGAATTGTGATTGCAGGAGATATCCAGATCAGGATTGCCGACATTGAACTTCTAACGATAAAAATAAGATTGTTGATTGCCTCTGTAGATAAAGCGATGGAGATGGGAATAAACTGGTGGCAGACAGACTCTTATCTTTCCACAAAGGCAGCAGAGATAGAAGAAGAAAATAGGACCCTCAAAGAAAGAGTAGATCATCTGGAAAAGAGGATTGGCGTAGAATAG